The following coding sequences lie in one Haemorhous mexicanus isolate bHaeMex1 chromosome 10, bHaeMex1.pri, whole genome shotgun sequence genomic window:
- the AP1S3 gene encoding AP-1 complex subunit sigma-3 isoform X1, whose amino-acid sequence MIHFILLFSRQGKLRLQKWYTTLPDKEKKKIIREIIQIILSRNQKTSSFVDWKDLKLVYKRYASLYFCCAIEDQDNELLTLEVVHRYVELLDRYFGNVCELDIIFNFEKAYFILDEFIIGGEVQETSKKTAVKAIEDSDMLQETVEEYMNKPAF is encoded by the exons ATACACTTTATACTGCTGTTCAGTCGGCAGGGGAAGTTAAGGCTTCAGAAATGGTACACGACGCTACCtgataaagagaagaaaaagatcaTTCGAGAAATTATTCAGATTATTTTGTCTCGCAATCAAAAAACAAGTAGTTTTGTTGACTGGAAAGACCTCAAGCTTGTTTACAAAAG GTATGCTAGTCTGTATTTCTGCTGTGCAATAGAAGACCAGGACAATGAGCTGCTGACACTAGAGGTCGTTCATCGATACGTGGAGCTCCTGGACAGATACTTTGGAAAT GTGTGCGAGCTGGATATTATCTTCAATTTTgaaaaagcttattttattcTTGATGAGTTTATAATTGGTGGAGAAGTACAAGAGACTTCAAAGAAGACTGCAGTGAAAGCCATAGAAGACTCTGACATGTTGCAGGAG ACAGTGGAAGAATACATGAACAAGCCTGCATTTTAA
- the AP1S3 gene encoding AP-1 complex subunit sigma-3 isoform X2, whose amino-acid sequence MIHFILLFSRQGKLRLQKWYTTLPDKEKKKIIREIIQIILSRNQKTSSFVDWKDLKLVYKRYASLYFCCAIEDQDNELLTLEVVHRYVELLDRYFGNVCELDIIFNFEKAYFILDEFIIGGEVQETSKKTAVKAIEDSDMLQEEIF is encoded by the exons ATACACTTTATACTGCTGTTCAGTCGGCAGGGGAAGTTAAGGCTTCAGAAATGGTACACGACGCTACCtgataaagagaagaaaaagatcaTTCGAGAAATTATTCAGATTATTTTGTCTCGCAATCAAAAAACAAGTAGTTTTGTTGACTGGAAAGACCTCAAGCTTGTTTACAAAAG GTATGCTAGTCTGTATTTCTGCTGTGCAATAGAAGACCAGGACAATGAGCTGCTGACACTAGAGGTCGTTCATCGATACGTGGAGCTCCTGGACAGATACTTTGGAAAT GTGTGCGAGCTGGATATTATCTTCAATTTTgaaaaagcttattttattcTTGATGAGTTTATAATTGGTGGAGAAGTACAAGAGACTTCAAAGAAGACTGCAGTGAAAGCCATAGAAGACTCTGACATGTTGCAGGAG